Proteins encoded in a region of the Vicia villosa cultivar HV-30 ecotype Madison, WI linkage group LG5, Vvil1.0, whole genome shotgun sequence genome:
- the LOC131605915 gene encoding secreted RxLR effector protein 161-like codes for MNKANPLSSPMMGRTLNIEKDYFRPKESNEEDLGAEVPYLNAIGALMYLANYTRSDIAFAVNLLAKFSSCPTKRHWKGIKHIFRYLRGTSDLGLFYSNNTKPILLGYADARYLSDPHNAKSQTGYIFTYGNTAISWRSQKQTIVATSSNHAEVIPLHEASKEYNAACVTRMKEGYIKSDRTKHIPPKFFSFTQELERNKDVDIQYIRSSDNVTDLFTKALSTSIFKKHVQSIGMRHLRDL; via the exons ATGAACAAGGCAAATCCTTTGAGTAGTCCAATGATGGGTAGAACCCTTAATATTGAAAAGGATTATTTTAGGCCTAAGGAAAGTAATGAAGAGGATCTTGGCGCAGAAGTTCCATACCTCAATGCCATTGGGGCACTCATGTACCTTGCTAACTATACAAGATCCGATATAGCTTTTGCAGTGAATTTACTAGCAAAATTTAGTTCATGCCCTACTAAAAGACATTGGAAAGGAATAAAGCATATATTTCGATATCTTCGAGGTACATCTGATCttggtttattttattctaacaatacaaaaccaatttTGCTTGGTTATGCAGATGCAAGATATTTGTCAGACCCACATAATGCTAAATCACAAACTGGATATATATTCACATATGGCAATACTGCAATATCATGGAGATCTCAAAAGCAAACTATTGtagcaacttcttcaaatcatgcagAAGTAATTCCCCTTCATGAAGCAAGCAAAGAGT ACAATGCGGCATGTGTTACCCGGATGAAAGAAGGTTACATAAAAAGTGACAGAACCAAGCATATCCCTCCAAAGTTTTTCTCATTCACACAAGAACTGGAAAGAAACAAAGATGTTGATATTCAGTATATTCGTTCAAGTGATAACGTGACAGATCTTTTTACAAAGGCACTTTCTACATCAATTTTCAAGAAGCATGTACAAAGTATTGGAATGCGTCACCTTCGAGATCTTTAA